In Cryptomeria japonica chromosome 10, Sugi_1.0, whole genome shotgun sequence, a genomic segment contains:
- the LOC131045531 gene encoding uncharacterized protein LOC131045531, translated as MSPSCLVWEIWKERNRRLFEGKAKRQESILNSIKSAIVDSVNCRIAFSLDHSKVFSSSDENIRLKWQGIRIPSSFGQKINARKDATWSPPKPDWVKLNFDGASRGNPGLSGIGYVIKDQSRAITGKMAKLIPPDTNNIAEFTALQLVLMDCINHGLRNVSVEGDSEIAINAIRKKTPNWRLQAILEKNLENLTRFEHFEAKHIYGEANVVADAL; from the coding sequence ATGTCCCCATCATGCTTAGTCTGggagatctggaaagaaaggaatcgtagGCTATTTGAAGGCAAAGCTAAGAGGCAGGAATCAATTCTAAACTCAATTAAATCGGCAATAGTGGACTCAGTCAACTGCAGAATAGCATTTTCTTTGGATCATTCCAAAGTCTTTTCTTCATCGGATGAAAATATCAGGCTAAAGTGGCAAGGAATTAGAATTCCTTCATCCTTTGGTCAAAAAATCAATGCTAGAAAAGATGCAACCTGGTCCCCCCCAAAGCCTGATTGggtaaaattaaactttgatggggcatccagaGGCAACCCAGGCCTCTCTGGAATAGGTTATGTAATCAAAGATCAATCAAGAGCAATCACAGGGAAAATGGCAAAGCTAATTCCACCAgacaccaataatatagcagaattcaCTGCTCTGCAACTTGTTTTGATGGACTGCATCAACCATGGCTTAAGAAATGTTTCAGTGGAAGGAGACTCGGAGATAGCAATAAATGCAATAAGAAAAAAAACTCCAAACTGGAGACTTCaagcaattttagaaaaaaatttagaaaatttgacCAGATTTGAGCATTTTGAAGCCAAACATATCTACGGGGAAgcgaatgtagtggcagatgccttATAA